The DNA segment CGAGCCGAGGCTACTAAAGAGAAGAACAAGGAAGAGAAGGACCGCCAAGGCTGGTCAGTCCAGCGGGGCGACGGGCACTGAGATAATAGAGATCGACCAATTCGATTCTCGAGATACACACCCCTGACGGCAGAGAGGGGAAGAATTCTGGACGAGACACTCAACGCCGAGTTGATCCCTCCTCCCAGAAAGGTGGCCAGCCCAAACAATGCCGATCGAAGGAAGAAGTGTCGATATCACCAATACAGCGGACACTCCACTGAGGAATGCTAGACTTTGAAGGACAAGATTGAGGAACTCATCCAGGGCGAACACCTGCACCGATTCATTAAGAATGATTGAGACACAAGACGCTCACCTCACAGAGAAAAGCCCTCCAAGAGAACAAGATCACCTCCACGAGGTCGAGAGGACCGAGACCGTAGGGACGATCGCCAGTTTAGGAGAGACGACCCCCCCCCCTCGCAGGGACGATTTTCCCAGGGAGGCCGAAAGAGGAGGTAACCGAGAGGTTATCAACACCATATCCGGCGGCTTCGCCGGAGGAGGGAGCACCAACATCACCCGAAAGAAACACCTCCGGGTGGTGCACCAGGTGAATGCAGTGACATTTCGACCAAGGATGCCACCCATCACCTTCACAGATGAAGACTTCAAGGGTGTGGATTACCGCCAGGACGACCCCATGGTGATATCGGTCGATATAAACCGATTCACCATCAGGAAGACCCTTGTGGACCAAGGGAGTTCAGTAGACATCCTATACTGGAAAACTTTTAAAGCCATGAGGATACCCGATGTCGAGATGGTGCCTTACAACGACCATGTAGTCCGGTTCTCAGGTGAGAGTGTGGGTACCAAGGGCTACATTGAGCTCTACACCACCTTCGCCcagaagaagaacaacaagACCATAAGGATCTGGTATATGGTCATCGATGCCAACACatcctacaacatcctcctcggTCGACCGTCCATCAACCGGCTGATGGGACTTCTCACCTGGCAATGAAGTTCCCTTCGAAGACGCGGGATATTCTTACGGTCCACGTGGACCAGAAGGAGGAATGAGAGTGCTATGACGAAAGCCTTTGGGTGGAGCCTTTGAGGAACGACATCACTCTCAAGAGAAAATCCTCCCGGAAGGACCGCTCACCCCGGGAAGCCCGACCGATGTCAGTCGAGCCAATAGTTGCGTTGGTAGACCTAGATCCCCGGGCGACCGAGGACATACTAGAAGAGTGAGAATAGCTAAGGCGAGTACCGCTCCTGGATGAAGAACACAATATTGCAATGGGGACGACCATGGCAGTGGCCGAGGTCGAGATAATGCACGCCGCGCTAAAGAAGAACGCCGACATGCCAAGAGTGAACCAGAAGAAGAGGGATCTAGCCGACGAAAAATGCCTAGCGGTGAAGGTAAAGACCGAGAAGCTTCTGTCGGTCGAGTTCATACGGGAGGCCTGGTACACGActtggctggccaacgtcgtcatgGTCACCAAGTCGAACGACAACTGGAGGAAGTGCGTCGACTACAGAAACCTCAACAGCGCATGTCTGAAAGACTCCTACCCCCTACCCAACATCGACCGCCTGGTGGAGGGGGCAGCCAACCATAAAATCTTGAGCTTCCTGGACATTTATTCTGGCTATAACCAGATAAGTATGCACCCCAAAGATAAGGAGAAGACGGTCTTCATTACGGCCGACACCAACTACTACTATGAGGTCATGCTGTTCAGCCTCAAGAACGCAAGGGTGACCTACCAGCGCCTCGTGGACAAGTTCTTTAAAGGGTTGATCGGCCGGTGTGTAGAGGTATACGTGGACGACATAGTGGTGAAGTCTGACTTTTTCGAATAGCACGTGGAGGACCTCCATGAGGTGTTCAAGGCCCTTAGAGGGGCCAACACGAAGCTCAATCCCAAGAAGTGCGTATTCGAGATCGAGGGAGGGAAGTTCCCAGGCTTCATGCTCACTCATATGGGGATAGAGGCCAAACCCGAAAAATGTCAGACCATAGTCGGCATGAGAAGTCCCCAAAACATGAAGGAGGTACAACAACTCCTAGGGCGCCTGACCGCCCTCTCAAGATTCGTCTCCCGACTGGCCGAGAGGACAAGACCGATGGTCCAGATACTTCGGAAGGCCTCCAAGTTCAGCTGGGACGACAGATGCGAGGAAATCTTCAAGCAGTTGAAGGATTTCCTAACTTTCCATCAATCATACAGAAATCGAGACCCGACCAACCCATCCTGGTCTACCTAGCGGCCTTAGAGGAAGCCACCAGCGTTGCATTAGTACAGGAGGACGAGGGTGAGGAACAACCAATATACTTCGTCAGCTGGACGTTCCACGCGACCAAGACGAGATACCAGATGATCGAGAAGGTGGCGCTCGCCCTGGTTTTCACGGCGAGGCGGATGCGCCCCTATTTCCAAAACCACTCAATCATTGTAAGGATCGACTACCCaatctttaaaattttgtgTAAATCGGACCTTGTAGGGAGGATGATAGGATGGTTGGTCGAGTTGTCCGAGTTCGACATTCGTTATCAGCCACGGGGGGCTATCAAGTCCCAGTGCCTGGCCGACTTCTCAGTCGAGCTGACACCACTACCCACCATGTCGCCCGGGTAGACACTCTATGTGGATGGCTCATCCAACAAAACAACCTATGGAGCAGGAGTCGTCCTGGAAGGGTCGCCCGACCTCCTCCTAGAGCAAGCACTCCAGTTCGAATTTAGGGCGACCAACAACCAGGCCGAGTACAAGGCCTTGCTCACTAGGCTAAACCTAGCCTACGACATGGGAGCACGCGAGGTCGTGTGCAATATCGACTCCTAGGTTATGGTCGGCCAAGTCAAGGGAGACTTCGAGGTGAAGGAGCCTTTACTACAACATTTCTATCATGTTGCCCGAAACAGCATTGCCCGATTCAACAAAGCACCCTTGGAGCACATACCGAGGGAGGAAACCAAAAAGGGCCAACGCCTTGTCCAGGCTGTCGGTCACTAAGAAGAAGAGCCACCAGAGATGAGTCATACAGATATGGTTGAGGCAACCTAGTGTGTCCGAGACCGAATGTCTTGCAATAGTCGAGGCCGAAACTGATAAATGAATGACACCCATCACCCAGTACCTAGAGGATGGCACATGCAAGCCAGAACGAGAAAAAACCATGAAGAAACAATGTGCCCGGTACACCATGATCAACGATGATTTATACTGAAGAAGATACTCGGCCCCCCTGTTAAAGTGTATCACCAACAAGCAAGCTGAGTACATCCTGACCGAGATCCACGAAGGTGTTTGTGGAAACCACTCAGGGGCACAGACGATGGCCTCAAAGGTCCTGAGGGCAGGCTACTACTGGTCGACCGTCCAGGGTGATTGTGCCGAGTATGTGAAGAAATGTGCCAAGTGCCAAGAGTTCGACCCTCTCCACCATGCTAAGCCAGAAGAGCTGCATAGCCTCATCTCCCCATGGTCGTTCGCCATCTGAGGGATGGACATTATAGGTCCTTTCGCACCGGGAAAAGGGCAGACCGAATTCCTCTTAGTCGCAGTCGACTACTTTACCAAATGGATCGAGGCCGAGCCACTTGCATCCATCTCGGCCAAAAATGTTCAGAATTTTGTCTGGAGAAGCATTGTTTGTCGATTCGGCGTGCCGAATACAATCATAACTGAAAATGGTTGACAATTCATTGACCGAGGTCTCTAGTCTTTTTATGACGACCTGGGCAAGGCAAAAGGTCGATGGATCGAGGAACTAATAGAAGTACTTTGGCGTACAGGTGCACCCCCAGACAACCATGTAGGAAACGTCATACAACCTGACGTACGGGACTGAGGCAATGATCCCGGTTGAAGTAGGCGAGCCACCATACGATGGCAAATGTTCGACCTCACCCTAAATGAGGAAAGCCTAGTGGTTAACCTCGATTTGGTAAGTGAGCTTCGAGACAAAAGCAAGATTTGGGAGACCGCGTGCAAGCTTCGGCGTCAAGACGGTACAACACAAAAGTTCGACCAAGGAGCTTCCAGAAGGGAGACCTCGTATAGAGAATGCGCAACGACGCGAGAAAAAGTGAAGGGAAGTTCTCGTCCAACTGGGAGAGACCTTTCCGAGTCCGAGAAGTCGCAAAGGGGGCAGTTTATCACTTATAATGGCTTTCGGACAAAAATGTACcaaggacgtggaatgccacgcaccttaAATTTTATTACAGCTGAATAAATAAAGTCACACACTCTTTCCTCACCGCACCAGGGAGGTTTTGACGAGACGTTCTTCTCAAAGTACTAGCATCGTTCTCCTGCAAATACTCGGCTcagtctggatgaagccttaaccggcataccctgtcGAGGTCGGTCAACTAGgtttggtctggatgaagccttaaatGGCATACCCTGTCAACACCTCTCACTCGGCTCGGTCTGGATGTAGCCTTAACCGACATACTCTGCCGAGACCAATCAATTAGGTTTGGtttggatgaagccttaaccggcataccctgccaacacctctcACTTGGCTTGGTCTGGATGTAGCCTTAACCGTCATACCCTGCCGAGACCGATCAACTAGgtttggtctggatgaagccttaaccgacaTACCCTGCCAACACTTCTCACTCGACTGGGTCTGGatgctaggaataaatttgaaatgttaattgctatcaacttCTGCTTGTAACAataaggagtttttataaatatgcaagaaatcaatatttaggaggctatcttaataattttatatattaggaatcaatataaatgaatttatatgggcatcaatgTCAATCAAAGATAGAATATTATCATGCTtttcaaaaatacaaaagagtaagaagggTGAACCACTATTCCAATTTTTTCCAATTGAATCAACAACTCTTTACTTTGCTTTCTTTATATTCTTTCAATCTcattgatgagcatatatttattcacactcactagccttattcatagattattggactataataataaataaatccattgttttaattaatattcttataattgggtttatttgggccttaactattattattgttaattttgtctttttagagtaaattatccagaggaagcatctacctttgtgaatgggccaaatatgcaaaagtccaagttgcttcttgaaccaaaacagaaaaaatattctaaggagaagaaagagaaaataaaagctacaagattccagaaacagaattggaagcaaatcttctgcaaaataaaaagaattatggaaagtaaaactgtttacaaaatctaaactgcaatattttcccaagatctttggagcagaaaagcctataaaaggacacaagcatcaaggagaaaagagagagcttcatagggttttcttagtttattttcttcttggtaactcttttgttttgcctccgcatggaaggctaaacctttttggttgattcttttgtaattccccattgaggtctgaggttttgttcaataaaagtttcgatttttaattctctatagcagttgtttttattgtctaatctcctggaaaactggtttttgtgagaggttgtacttgaacgcatgattgagagtcttccttatcttaaactttggtttcttagttagttcgcattgttctaattaatttattggacgcatgattcaagggagaggaggtaagcattcccatggagtatacgcatggaacaaagtgggtattgattaaacaagtagacgcatgctttactggtgagtttcagttgaatcagatcggcgcatgttcaatctggtttaactctgttggagaattgagaaaagattaatctttagagaacctgtgaagaattcaatggtggaagaacttgggatcaaccgctttttatttgttattttaattttttttatattttctgcacaactatctcaaaccccccttttcatctttattgttattgctaacttttattgcttgcagatagattttaaaccctgatcaactgattttactattggattcgttgggagacgacttgggaacatttgtccacaattatactatcatctctctagtgttagacaagtctacgctagaatcatattaatttgacagcaaaacgacagcaaTCActcatacacaacaaacatccaaCAAACTTTAacttattgttttctatttaatgaATCTTATAATTGAGatttcaattgttccttgtgattCAATATTCATCCTTAGAGACAAATTatagacaaattattacttttgacatgTTATATTTATCATAAAATAGTCATCAATAAATTTAACTTAAAGAGAAATAATTATGTCTAATCTCTTGACATTGACTCATGAAATGACCAAGGTGTTCCATCGTTGATTTGTCATTTTTGCTTGAAAATATGGCAAAGTATGGAATTTATAACCTCATAACGAATGAACGACTTGTTTACTCATTCAGGATATGACTTCTAATAGATTTACTTGTCTATTAGTTTATTTggaactcaattttttttatatagcttATAGtatcatataatatatatatataccacaaTTGACAATAATCTACTAGAGTTGTATATGACAAGCTGAATCCCTCCAATTGTTATTTGCTCATATTCATATGCCAGTCTTATGTCAACTTCATGATTTAAGTTTTGGTCCCCATAATTAACAAAAAGTTAGTTTGATAACTATGTAGCAGTTGGtggtcatatatatatatatatatatatatatatttattgtgcCATATTAGAATTAAAAGGATTTGGTAGCCTCCCTTATGCTTTGGGCAATGGTTGCTATGCTTGCTTAACGATTCCCTTACATAGAAGAAGATAATTTTTTCGGGGTTGCATTTGTTGGTACTCTTCTGTTATTGCTCTTTGAACATCATTATTTACTATGAGCTTCTTAATGTCCTAAAGTTCTTTGGAAATCTAAGTACATGACATCATGCACTCTTCATTTTGCTTATAAATGTACAAGGGAGTCATTATGGCATCATACTCCCTTTCACCACCAAGCTCATTGATGAGGATAAAGTTTGGTGAAGGTGGAGAAACCAATGTTTTAATGGGAGTGCCAAAAGTAAAATTGTTAATATGCTTTAATCACTTGTCAAAGTTGGGATGAGTTGAAAAAACAATAACTTCTTTGTACTATAGGTCAAATTTGATGTATCATCCGGGTGGAACCATGAATGGGGTagctagtatttttttttttaaagaaaattaagacTTCTTTTATGAACTCATGAAAAATTAAGATAAGTAGCATGTAAATCTAGGTAGAAGATGTTAATCTCTTTTATTATGTATCTAAAGATATAAAATTTACTTATctgaatattttcttttaattgtaaaTGTTAGAAATTAATTCAATATTGAGAAAATCACAATTGTACTAAGATTTTTTAACCCATCTCAGTAATTGAACTTGATCTTTGACCTTATCATTAAGTAACACTATTATTCAATGAAGTAATATGCGTATAAATTGTTGTAAACTCTAACGCATATTCAAAGCTTCTCCATAAATGCAAGCTGgtgaaataataatataaagaatatAACATGTTTACGTTTTACAGTAATATTTGACAGCAGAGTAAAAAGTCAGATTATGAGCAAAATTAGTATATCCGTTGTAAgaaaaaaactgaaaaagtttagagaaaaaaaggaaaataagaaacgagtaagaaaagggaagaaataGAGGAGAAATAGCAATGAATGAGGGTGACATGTGGTGGtagaaaccaaaaaaatagGAATGGGGTAAGGAAAGTTAGAGAAAAAAACAATTGTAACCGCTAGAGTGGCCACTGGAAGTATTAAGTGTGCAGTGCAAAGTGCCAATTCTTATTCAGAAAACAACAATACTAGACAATAGCTGCTTCGCTTGTTCCAATTAACCCCACCACCACGACCCATGGTGGAATCCTCCCAACCACCGTCCAAGCAACGGTCGCTACCCGGCGGGGACGACAGAATTAGTCAGCTCCCCGACGTCCTCCTTCTCCAAATCCTCTCCCTCCTTTCAACCAAACAGGCAGTGGTCACTGGCATTCTCGCGAAGCGGTGGCGCCCACTGTGGCCTGCCGTGTCGGTCCTCGACCTCGACGACGAGTCCTCTCCGGATTCCCGCCACGGTTCCGCGGGCTTTGCGGAGTTCGTGTACTCGGTGCTCCTCCTGCACGACGCGCCGGCAATCGAGCGGTTCCGGCTCCGGTGTGCGAACCCGAACTCCTCCGCGTGCGACATCGCCACGTGGCTATGTCACGTGGCGCGGCGGAGGGTGGAGTGCGTGGAGCTGTCGCTCTCGCTCTCGCGCTATGTGGCGCTTCCGCGTCGCCTCTTCAACTGCGACACGGTTTCGGCCATGAAGCTCAACGGCGTGTTCCTCAACGCGCTCGCCTCGTTCTCCGTGCGCTTGCCTCTGCTGAGGGCTTTGCACGTGGGGGATAGGGTTCTGTTCGGGTGCCACGATTACCTGGTGAAGCTTCTCTCTGGATGCCCTGCGCTGGAAGACTTGGTGCTGGAATCCACCTACAACGATGCCTGCGGAGGTGTCGTTTGTGCCGAGGGCAAT comes from the Phaseolus vulgaris cultivar G19833 chromosome 8, P. vulgaris v2.0, whole genome shotgun sequence genome and includes:
- the LOC137824203 gene encoding putative FBD-associated F-box protein At5g56440, with translation MVESSQPPSKQRSLPGGDDRISQLPDVLLLQILSLLSTKQAVVTGILAKRWRPLWPAVSVLDLDDESSPDSRHGSAGFAEFVYSVLLLHDAPAIERFRLRCANPNSSACDIATWLCHVARRRVECVELSLSLSRYVALPRRLFNCDTVSAMKLNGVFLNALASFSVRLPLLRALHVGDRVLFGCHDYLVKLLSGCPALEDLVLESTYNDACGGVVCAEGNFELSLKHLSRAKIGFSWKERCLKSMLLIFQALSHVRCLSLSPCTVACLKHASAIDIPVFDKLIQLEISFGSYSWDLLANLLQRSHKLEVLMINKESQKYAKGQESRWSHPLLVPECLLHLKTFCLREYQGLETELDFVGYIMQNARVLETMTIFLSSSLGSEEKLQIRRHLSILQRNFETCQIVFH